Below is a genomic region from Effusibacillus pohliae DSM 22757.
TCATCCGGAAGACGAGCGTTACAAGGATTTGATCGGTAAAACTGTGATCCTGCCGATTATTGGGCGGGAGATTCCGATTTTTGCCGATGAATATGTCGACAGGGAATTCGGCTCCGGAGCGGTCAAGGTCACGCCCGCGCACGACCCGAACGATTTCGAGATGGGACTGCGCCACAACCTGCCGATGATCAGCGTGATGGACGAGAAAGCGACAATGAATGAAAATGCGGGTCCTTACCAGGGATTGGACCGCTTCGAATGCCGCAAGCGGATCGTCGAGGATCTCAAGGCGCAAGGCGTGCTGCTTAAAGTAGAGGAACACGAACATTCGGTCGGACACTCCGAGCGGAGCGGCGCTGTCGTCGAGCCGATTTTGTCGACGCAGTGGTTTGTCGCCATGAAACGGCTGGCGGAACGGGCGATTCAACTGCAAAAGAGTGGCGATGCGGTTCGCTTTGTGCCGGAACGATTTGAAAAAATCTACCTGCACTGGATCGAAAACGTCCGCGACTGGTGCATCTCCCGCCAGTTGTGGTGGGGACACCGGATTCCCGCCTGGTACTGCGACGAGTGCGGCGAAACGATCGTGTCGATCGATGATCCGGCCGCTTGTCCGAAATGCGGGCACGCAGAACTGCGTCAGGATGAAGACGTGCTGGATACCTGGTTCTCATCCGGCTTGTGGCCGTTCTCCACGATGGGCTGGCCGGAGCAGACGGACGACTTGCGACGCTATTATCCGACCGACGTGCTGGTCACGGGGTTTGACATCATCTATTTCTGGGTGGCCCGGATGATTTTCACCGCGCTTGAGTTTACCGGCCGGAAGCCGTTCAAGGACGTGTTGATTCACGGCCTGGTCCGCGACGCGCAGGGCCGGAAAATGTCCAAGTCGCTCGGCAACGGGGTGGACCCGCTTGCTGTGATCGAACAATACGGCGCGGATGCATTGCGGTTTATGCTGATGACCGGCAGCAGCCCGGGCAACGACCTGCGCTTCCATTGGGAAAAGGTGGAGTCGGCCCGAAACTTTGCGAACAAGATTTGGAACGCGTCGCGCTTTGTGATGATGAACCTGGGCGACTTCCAGTACGAGGACATTCGTCTGGATGGCGAGTTGGGCACGGCTGACAAGTGGATTTTGCATCGGTTGAACGAGACGGCGAAAGAGGTCAATGCGGCGTTGGACCGCTATGATTTCGGGGAAGCGGGGCGCCAGATCTACGAGTTCATCTGGAACGAATACTGTGACTGGTACATTGAACTTGCCAAACTGTACCTGTATGGTGACGATGCAGCGGCGAAAAAGACGACACAGTCGGTGCTCGTCTATGTGCTCGACCAGTCGCTTAGGCTGCTGCATCCGTTTATGCCGTTCATCACCGAGGAAATCTGGCAGCACATCCCGCATCAAGGGAAAACGATCACGCTGGCGGCATACCCGAAATACGAAGAGCGCTTTGTGAATGGGCAGGCCGCACGCGAGATGGAACTGTTGATGGACATGATCCGCGCCGTCCGCAATGTCCGGGCGGAAATGAACGTTCCGCCCAGCCGTCCTGTCACTCTGATCGTCAAACCGACGAATCAGGAAACCGAAGATCTCATCCGCCGCGGCGAGGCCTACATCCGCCGGTTCTGCAACCCGGAACGGCTGACGATCGACCCAAACGCCGCCACCCCGGAAAAATCGGTGACGGCCGTGGTGACCGGCGCCGAATTGTTCCTGCCGCTGGCCGGTTTGATCGATATTGAGGCGGAAATCGCCCGTCTGGAAAAAGAGCTGAAGCATCTGGAAGCGGAAGTCGAGCGGGTCGAAAAGAAACTGTCCAATCCCGGGTTCGTCACGAAAGCGCCGGCCGAGGTAATCGAGGCGGAACGGGCCAAGGGACGCGACTATGCGGAAAAATTGGAAAAAGTGAAGGCACGGTTGGCGGAGATTCGGGCGTAACCCCCAGCGAGGTGATGTGTACCTTCGAAGCACATTCCGGGTACTTCGCTGGGGACGGGGGCGCCCTGCAAAGTGATGGCGTGGACCGCGCCGTCACCACTTTGACCGATAACCGAATACGATGCTAAGGACTGATCGATTTGATACTGCAATGGATCTCAAGTTTCCCTCGATTTGACGGACGATGGGGCATCAAACTCGGACTGGAGCGGATGCAGGCGCTGCTTGCGCGGCTTGGCAATCCGCATCGGCAGCTGCGGTTCATCCATGTGGCGGGCACCAACGGCAAAGGTTCCACTTGCGCCTTTCTGGCGTCGATTTACCAGCAAGCGGGTTATCGGGTGGGGCGCTATACGTCCCCCTATATCATCCACTTTTTTGACCGGATGTCGGTGAACGGGGTTGACGTTACGGAAGCGCAACTCTCCCGCTATGCGGAACAGCTCAAGCCGCAGATCGCTGCCATCCGGCAGACGGAGATCGGGGAGCCGACCGAGTTTGAAGTGATCACCTTGCTGGCCATCCTGTTTTTTCTCGATCAACAGGTCGATGTGGTGGTGTGGGAGACAGGGCTTGGCGGCCGGCTGGATGCAACGAATGTGGTGACACCGCTCGCTTCGGTGATTACGAATGTGGGGCTTGACCATCAGCTTCATTTGGGACCGACGATTGAGGACATCGCGCGGGAAAAAGCGGGCATTGCCAAACCGGGTGTGCCGCTGTTCACGGCAGCTGAGCAGCCGGCGTTGAACGTGATTCTGGCGAAAGCGGCAGAAGTGCAGGCGCCTGCCGCCATTCTCGGCGCCGATTTTTCCTACAGGCGGAAACGCTATTCGCTGGCGGGACAGACATTCGATTTTGAGTCGACCGATGTCCGGTTGAACGATCTGGAAATTCGGATGCTCGGGGAACATCAATGCAAAAATGCGTCGCTCGCAGTTGCCACCGCACTCCACTTGTCGCAAAACGGCACCCTGCCGGTGAGCGAGCAGGCGTTGCGAAGCGGTTTGCAACTGACTCGTTGGCCTGGCCGGTTGGAGATCGTACGGGAGCAACCCTTGGTGCTGTTGGACGGCGCGCACAATCCGCACGGGACGGAAGCGCTTGCAGCCGCGCTCGACGAACTGCTGGGCGATCGAAAAGTGCTGCTGGTGATCGGAATTTTGCAGGACAAACTGGTGCCGGGCGTGTTGGACCCGATTTTGCCGTTTGCCGGGAGAGTGATTGTGACCGCCCCGAACTCCCCGCGCGCGGCGGATGTCAACGACGTGGCGATGTTTGTACGCGACCGGGTGCGGGTGCCGATCGAACAGATCCCGCATGTGGCGGAAGCGGTTCAGCGTGCGGTCGACAGCGTGCAGACGGAAGAAGCGGTGCTGGTCACAGGATCCTTGTACACCATTTCGGAAGCGAGACAATTTACCTCCAAGAAAGGATGACATGCTTGTGAATCAGTTCCAACGTGTCCATTTTGTGGGGATTGGCGGTTATGGCATGAGCGCGATCGCGCGGGTGATGATCGATCTCGGCTACCAGGTGTCCGGTTCGGACATCGCGCGGCAGGATGCCACCGATCGCTTGGAAGCGCTGGGCGCCACCGTTTATATCGGCCATAATCGCGCTCATGTGGCAGGAGCGGACTGTGTCGTGTATTCGACGGCGGTGACAAAGGATAACGAGGAACTGGTCGCAGCGCGCGAAGCGGGGATTCCCGT
It encodes:
- a CDS encoding valine--tRNA ligase, coding for MSTEQAHEQKQIPTVYDPQATEQRLYDWWVENEFFKATGDPDKQPYCIVIPPPNVTGMLHMGHALDCTLQDVLIRYKRMQGYDALWLPGMDHAGIATQARVEATLREEGLTRYDLGREKFLEKVWEWKEHYASVIRSQWRRMGFSLDYSRERFTMDEGLSRAVRTVFVKLYEKGLIYRGQRIINWDPAARTALSDIEVEYKDVKGALYHLRYPLKDGSGSITVATTRPETMLGDTGIAVHPEDERYKDLIGKTVILPIIGREIPIFADEYVDREFGSGAVKVTPAHDPNDFEMGLRHNLPMISVMDEKATMNENAGPYQGLDRFECRKRIVEDLKAQGVLLKVEEHEHSVGHSERSGAVVEPILSTQWFVAMKRLAERAIQLQKSGDAVRFVPERFEKIYLHWIENVRDWCISRQLWWGHRIPAWYCDECGETIVSIDDPAACPKCGHAELRQDEDVLDTWFSSGLWPFSTMGWPEQTDDLRRYYPTDVLVTGFDIIYFWVARMIFTALEFTGRKPFKDVLIHGLVRDAQGRKMSKSLGNGVDPLAVIEQYGADALRFMLMTGSSPGNDLRFHWEKVESARNFANKIWNASRFVMMNLGDFQYEDIRLDGELGTADKWILHRLNETAKEVNAALDRYDFGEAGRQIYEFIWNEYCDWYIELAKLYLYGDDAAAKKTTQSVLVYVLDQSLRLLHPFMPFITEEIWQHIPHQGKTITLAAYPKYEERFVNGQAAREMELLMDMIRAVRNVRAEMNVPPSRPVTLIVKPTNQETEDLIRRGEAYIRRFCNPERLTIDPNAATPEKSVTAVVTGAELFLPLAGLIDIEAEIARLEKELKHLEAEVERVEKKLSNPGFVTKAPAEVIEAERAKGRDYAEKLEKVKARLAEIRA
- a CDS encoding bifunctional folylpolyglutamate synthase/dihydrofolate synthase, giving the protein MILQWISSFPRFDGRWGIKLGLERMQALLARLGNPHRQLRFIHVAGTNGKGSTCAFLASIYQQAGYRVGRYTSPYIIHFFDRMSVNGVDVTEAQLSRYAEQLKPQIAAIRQTEIGEPTEFEVITLLAILFFLDQQVDVVVWETGLGGRLDATNVVTPLASVITNVGLDHQLHLGPTIEDIAREKAGIAKPGVPLFTAAEQPALNVILAKAAEVQAPAAILGADFSYRRKRYSLAGQTFDFESTDVRLNDLEIRMLGEHQCKNASLAVATALHLSQNGTLPVSEQALRSGLQLTRWPGRLEIVREQPLVLLDGAHNPHGTEALAAALDELLGDRKVLLVIGILQDKLVPGVLDPILPFAGRVIVTAPNSPRAADVNDVAMFVRDRVRVPIEQIPHVAEAVQRAVDSVQTEEAVLVTGSLYTISEARQFTSKKG